The following DNA comes from Myxococcales bacterium.
CCGGGACGTTGCGGTCGCGGTTTCGGGCCACTCGGTCATCGTGAAAAAGGTGAGCCTTCCGGCGATGAACCGCGAGGAGCTCGAAGACCAGATTCAATGGGAAGCTGAACAATACATTCCCTTCGACGTCAACGAAGTTCACCTCGACTTTCAGATCCTCGAAACCAGTGAAGGCGAGGGACAGATGGACGTGCTGCTCGTCGCCGCCAAGAAGGATCTGGTGGACGACTACTATCAGGTCATCGCCGAAGCCGGACTCAACCCGGTCGTGATCGATGTCGCAGCGTTCGCCGTCGAAAACGCCTTCGAACACAACTATGAAGAGCCGGGTGACGACGTAGTCGCGCTGGTGAATATTGGCGCGCAGGTGGTGAACATCAACGTGGTGGAGCAGGGGGTTCCCGCATTTACCCGTGACATTACGACCGGCGGCAATCAGTACACCGAAGAAATCCAGAAGGCCCTAGGGGTCAGCTTTGAAGAAGCCGAACGTCTCAAGCTGGGGGGACAGGGTCCGGACGCGGAACAAGATGTCGTGCCCCAGGAAGTCGAGCACGCCTTGCGGTCCGTGACTGACATCGTGATCGGTGAAATTGCGCGCTCTCTCGACTTCTATACCGCCACCGCTGCGGACAGCCGGATCTCCCAGGTTCTGCTCTCGGGTGGAGGCGCGAAGATCGTAGGACTGAGCGATGCCTTCGCCAAGCGAACGGGTCTATCGGTTGGAATCCTGGATCCCCTGGCCCGCATGCTGCCAAGCAAGGGATTCGAGCCCGAGACGTTGGCCGAATTGGCGCCGTCTCTGGGCGTCGGAGTGGGTCTCGCTACTCGGAGGATCGCGATCTAATGATCGAAATCAATCTACTACCGCATCGAGAATCGCGCCGCATCGCAGACCTGCGTCAGACCGTGGCAATTTTGTTCCTCGGCCTGGTGGTCGCCGGAGGTGCCATCTTCTTTGTGGCGCGCGATGTGAACAACGACCTCGCTCGGGCGCAAACCAACGTTCGCCAACTGGAGGCTGCGATCGAACAGTTCAAGCCCCAGCAGGCGCAGGTGGCCAAATTCAAAAAGCAGCGAAAACGGCTCGAAGACAAGATCGATGTCATCAAGGGTCTCGAGAAAGCGCGCACGGGTCCGGTCCGGTTGTTCGACGAACTGTCGAACCTGACTCCAGAGCGGCTCTGGCTGAGTTCGCTCAAGACGAAGGGTCACGAACTCACCATCGAGGGTTCGAGCCTGGACACCGGAATCGTGGCTGACTTTCTGCGCAGCATGAATCAATCCGATTATTTCACCGAAGTTGATCTGAAGAAGACCGCGGGCGGCAAGAACGTCGGTGGCGTGAAACTCGTAAAATTCAAGATCAGCGCTGACTTCATGAATTTGAAGGCGAGTGCGAGCAAGAAGGGTAAGGGGTGATTCTCCGTGGCAATTGATGCGAATTTCGATTTTGATGAAGTCGTAGAGAAACTTGCGAAAGTACCGAAGCAGATTCGCCTGGGCGTTGTGGTCGCGATTATTGTCGGGGTCATGACTGGCTACTA
Coding sequences within:
- the pilM gene encoding type IV pilus assembly protein PilM, with translation MPSLIGLDIGSSTVKAIELNLKGKDTGFELMGLGVANLPAEAIVQGAFLNSGEIVDTIREAIDMGGFKTRDVAVAVSGHSVIVKKVSLPAMNREELEDQIQWEAEQYIPFDVNEVHLDFQILETSEGEGQMDVLLVAAKKDLVDDYYQVIAEAGLNPVVIDVAAFAVENAFEHNYEEPGDDVVALVNIGAQVVNINVVEQGVPAFTRDITTGGNQYTEEIQKALGVSFEEAERLKLGGQGPDAEQDVVPQEVEHALRSVTDIVIGEIARSLDFYTATAADSRISQVLLSGGGAKIVGLSDAFAKRTGLSVGILDPLARMLPSKGFEPETLAELAPSLGVGVGLATRRIAI
- a CDS encoding PilN domain-containing protein, with product MIEINLLPHRESRRIADLRQTVAILFLGLVVAGGAIFFVARDVNNDLARAQTNVRQLEAAIEQFKPQQAQVAKFKKQRKRLEDKIDVIKGLEKARTGPVRLFDELSNLTPERLWLSSLKTKGHELTIEGSSLDTGIVADFLRSMNQSDYFTEVDLKKTAGGKNVGGVKLVKFKISADFMNLKASASKKGKG